The following coding sequences lie in one Hyphobacterium sp. CCMP332 genomic window:
- a CDS encoding TrkH family potassium uptake protein — protein sequence MTQSWLAARAFMITAAMLGFAGGLIWSASAGVKLVARAVEASAYVMALWILTPVFLIVPFLLLSPELNYLEALFESFSAFTTTGAILIAPESIPDTLIFWRCLLSFIGGYLTLLTAAGVLAAFDKAGLELRKSILLTVSKENIFSNLHVAAQRIALIYCGLTAVGFLCLLASGVPAFEALCLAFSGISTGGYTVSSGSLDGQISGLAILVMAGLTFIGATNIAYLRNLISRREARLDVEPLAMIATIAALALLFYIGTPHDTGAHHVVADAIFVVSTAGFTASNSAGHVPLAAVLAAMVGGAVASTAGGLKISRLVILSRTALVELARMAHPSGIVSVKYRGRTTDNPAMLALWTTVLGYIGLVAIGVVLLALSGEPFEGAWSAAATAIANAGPLHDQLSPDHAWADLSPVSLGITVVLMVLGRLEVLAGLAAIASLFRRF from the coding sequence ATGACGCAGTCATGGCTGGCCGCCAGGGCGTTTATGATTACTGCGGCAATGCTGGGATTTGCCGGCGGCCTGATCTGGTCCGCATCGGCCGGTGTCAAGCTGGTGGCGCGGGCCGTCGAGGCCTCGGCCTATGTGATGGCGCTATGGATTCTCACGCCGGTCTTCCTGATCGTCCCCTTTTTGCTGCTGTCGCCGGAATTGAATTATCTCGAAGCGCTTTTTGAATCCTTCTCGGCGTTCACAACAACAGGCGCCATTCTGATCGCCCCGGAAAGCATTCCCGACACACTGATATTCTGGCGATGCCTGCTGAGCTTTATTGGTGGATATCTGACGCTTTTGACCGCGGCCGGCGTTCTGGCGGCCTTCGACAAGGCCGGGCTCGAATTGCGAAAATCGATATTGCTGACGGTGAGCAAGGAAAACATATTCTCCAACCTGCATGTTGCAGCACAACGAATTGCCCTGATTTATTGTGGCCTCACGGCGGTCGGTTTTCTTTGCCTTCTCGCCTCCGGCGTACCTGCATTCGAGGCCTTGTGTCTGGCCTTTTCCGGCATTTCAACCGGTGGGTATACCGTTTCTTCCGGTTCGCTGGACGGTCAGATCAGCGGACTGGCCATTCTGGTCATGGCAGGGCTGACCTTTATCGGCGCGACCAATATCGCCTATCTTCGCAATCTGATATCGCGCCGGGAGGCCCGGCTCGACGTTGAACCACTGGCCATGATCGCAACAATCGCGGCGTTGGCTCTGCTTTTCTATATCGGCACGCCCCATGATACCGGCGCGCATCACGTTGTCGCCGATGCCATATTCGTTGTCTCTACGGCCGGATTTACGGCATCCAATTCTGCCGGGCATGTTCCGCTTGCCGCGGTTCTCGCGGCAATGGTCGGCGGGGCCGTCGCCTCCACTGCAGGCGGGCTGAAAATATCAAGGCTGGTCATTCTATCGCGCACGGCATTGGTCGAGCTGGCCCGCATGGCGCATCCGTCAGGTATCGTTTCTGTCAAATACCGGGGGCGGACAACAGATAACCCGGCCATGCTGGCACTCTGGACGACTGTACTGGGCTATATCGGGCTGGTGGCCATCGGGGTCGTCCTTCTGGCGCTTTCGGGCGAACCCTTCGAAGGCGCATGGAGCGCCGCTGCCACGGCTATTGCCAATGCCGGCCCGTTGCATGATCAATTATCGCCTGACCACGCTTGGGCTGATTTATCGCCCGTATCACTCGGGATCACAGTTGTGCTCATGGTGCTGGGTCGTCTTGAAGTTCTGGCCGGCCTGGCGGCCATTGCGTCTCTCTTCCGAAGGTTCTGA
- a CDS encoding D-amino-acid transaminase, which produces MSRIAYVNGRLVPHRNARIHIEDRGNQFADAVYEVWGVRDGALMDFEGHLTRLARSLGELHIRPPMSDAALSAVVSRMVEINHIRNGLIYLQISRGQARRDHVFPPANTRPGIMITAKALNAQKAEARAQKGIAVITRPDIRWGRRDIKSVSLLPNVLAKQAAAEAGAGECWLVDPDGFVTEASSSNAWIVTKDDVLVTRAASQDILNGITRRTLFALAENAGLKTEERAFTVAEAQSAREAFVTSASAFVTPVVEIDGKPVGNGHPGSFSLQLRATYVATAKERARKPVRRQSVWLVAPRGERLVN; this is translated from the coding sequence ATGTCACGCATCGCTTACGTCAACGGGCGCCTTGTACCCCACAGAAACGCCCGGATTCACATTGAAGACCGAGGAAATCAGTTTGCGGATGCAGTCTATGAAGTCTGGGGCGTAAGAGATGGTGCGCTCATGGATTTTGAAGGGCATTTGACCCGTCTGGCGCGGTCTCTCGGCGAGCTCCATATCCGCCCTCCCATGTCGGATGCGGCTTTGAGCGCGGTGGTCAGCCGCATGGTGGAGATCAATCATATCCGAAATGGCCTGATTTATTTGCAGATATCCCGAGGACAGGCCCGTCGGGATCATGTTTTTCCGCCTGCAAATACCCGTCCGGGAATCATGATCACTGCAAAAGCTCTGAATGCGCAAAAGGCCGAAGCCCGGGCGCAAAAAGGCATTGCTGTCATCACCCGGCCGGACATTCGTTGGGGGCGGCGCGATATCAAATCCGTCTCCCTTCTGCCGAACGTGCTCGCCAAACAGGCCGCCGCCGAAGCCGGAGCGGGCGAGTGCTGGCTCGTTGATCCGGATGGCTTCGTGACGGAGGCATCCTCCTCCAATGCCTGGATTGTGACCAAGGACGATGTTCTGGTAACGCGGGCGGCCAGTCAGGACATCCTGAATGGTATCACCCGGCGGACACTCTTTGCGCTGGCCGAAAACGCCGGCCTCAAAACCGAGGAACGTGCCTTTACGGTTGCGGAAGCTCAATCGGCGCGCGAAGCCTTTGTCACATCTGCCTCGGCATTTGTGACGCCGGTCGTCGAAATTGACGGAAAACCCGTTGGCAATGGTCATCCGGGAAGCTTTTCCTTGCAGCTTCGCGCAACTTATGTTGCAACTGCGAAAGAGCGAGCACGCAAGCCAGTGCGAAGACAATCCGTCTGGCTGGTTGCACCTCGGGGCGAACGCCTTGTAAATTAG
- the hfq gene encoding RNA chaperone Hfq codes for MSGERKSNNLQDVFLNSVRKTKTPLTIFLVNGVKLQGVVTWFDNFCLLLRRDGQSQLVYKHAISTIMPSAPVSLFEAEQDDEDSED; via the coding sequence ATGTCGGGCGAACGTAAAAGCAATAATCTGCAAGATGTCTTCCTTAATTCCGTACGGAAGACAAAAACGCCTCTGACCATTTTTCTGGTCAATGGCGTCAAACTCCAGGGCGTGGTGACCTGGTTTGACAATTTCTGCCTGCTCCTTCGCCGGGATGGCCAGTCCCAGCTTGTCTACAAGCATGCGATCTCGACCATCATGCCATCCGCACCGGTCAGCCTGTTTGAGGCAGAGCAGGACGATGAGGACAGCGAAGATTGA
- the hflX gene encoding GTPase HflX, translating into MIETETPADKAIVIRARLGAEDPEETARLEEATGLAGALGLDVIESTFAPVRKIDPGRFFGRGKLDEIGTHIQEIGASVAIVDASLSPVQQRNLEKAWKVKVVDRTGLILEIFGLRARTKEGRLQVELARLAYERSRLVRTWTHLERQRGGQGFMGGPGETQIEADRRILADKMGRLRRELEEVRRTRALHRKSRQVAPYPMVAIVGYTNAGKSTLFNRITGASVFAKDMPFATLDTTIRGFRTPAGTQLLLSDTVGFITDLPTELVAAFRATLEEVREADIIIHVLDVSAVDFETRRREVEAILDAIDAGSEHDQPVIEVFNKIDLWQADQDLDPDSLADLPRKSDDSLCAISLSAQTGEGIDRLLHAIDRAMADKSVVLAVKAGVKDQRALAWLHQHGAVLSETIDDEGVTTAHARLSPEEAGRFASQFPELAPNFEDAS; encoded by the coding sequence TTGATCGAAACCGAAACTCCCGCTGACAAGGCTATCGTTATTCGCGCCCGTCTGGGCGCCGAGGACCCGGAAGAAACAGCACGACTGGAAGAAGCTACAGGTCTGGCCGGGGCGCTGGGCCTCGATGTGATTGAATCGACGTTTGCGCCGGTCCGTAAGATTGATCCCGGCCGCTTCTTCGGACGCGGAAAGCTGGATGAAATCGGTACGCATATTCAGGAGATAGGCGCCAGTGTCGCCATTGTTGACGCCTCCCTGTCACCCGTTCAGCAGCGCAATCTCGAAAAAGCCTGGAAGGTCAAGGTTGTCGACCGGACGGGCTTGATCCTTGAAATATTCGGGCTGCGCGCGCGCACGAAGGAAGGCCGCTTGCAGGTCGAGCTGGCCAGACTGGCCTATGAACGCTCGCGACTGGTCCGGACCTGGACCCACCTGGAGCGTCAGCGCGGCGGGCAGGGTTTCATGGGCGGACCGGGGGAAACCCAGATTGAGGCGGACCGCCGAATTCTGGCCGACAAGATGGGGCGGTTGCGCCGCGAACTCGAGGAAGTGCGCCGGACACGGGCCCTGCATCGAAAATCACGACAGGTCGCGCCATATCCCATGGTGGCCATCGTCGGCTACACCAATGCCGGCAAATCCACCCTGTTCAACCGCATTACGGGGGCCAGTGTCTTTGCCAAGGACATGCCGTTTGCGACACTGGACACGACCATACGCGGCTTCAGGACGCCGGCCGGCACACAATTGCTCCTGTCCGATACGGTGGGCTTCATCACCGATCTGCCAACGGAACTGGTCGCGGCCTTCCGCGCCACCCTAGAAGAAGTCAGAGAGGCCGACATCATCATTCATGTGCTGGATGTTTCGGCGGTTGATTTCGAGACGCGCCGCCGTGAAGTGGAAGCCATCCTCGACGCGATTGATGCCGGCAGCGAACATGATCAACCGGTGATCGAGGTCTTCAACAAGATCGACCTCTGGCAAGCGGACCAGGATCTGGACCCGGACAGTCTCGCTGATCTGCCGCGCAAGAGTGACGACTCGCTCTGCGCCATTTCGCTTTCGGCGCAAACGGGTGAGGGCATAGATCGCCTTCTGCACGCCATTGATCGTGCGATGGCCGACAAATCCGTGGTTCTGGCCGTAAAGGCAGGCGTAAAGGACCAGCGCGCGCTCGCATGGTTACACCAGCACGGCGCTGTCCTGTCTGAAACTATAGACGATGAGGGTGTGACCACAGCCCATGCGCGGCTTTCACCGGAAGAAGCAGGGCGGTTTGCGTCCCAGTTTCCCGAACTGGCGCCGAATTTCGAGGACGCCAGCTAG
- the mazG gene encoding nucleoside triphosphate pyrophosphohydrolase, which yields MTEPEAPLERLRSIMERLRDPDGGCPWDLEQTFETVAPYTIEEAYEVDDAIRRGDMAELKNELGDLLLQVVFHARMAEEAGLFDLDDVANAISDKMISRHPHVFGDKSYADQEAQTLDWERLKATERKEKTGSDSLLDDVPLALPGLKRAQKLQKRAATVGFDWPDASRVLEKVDEELAEVREAIDLNDSDKIEDEIGDLLFVCTNLARKLKVDSEAALRRANAKFERRFRYIEKTLKAQARDIRKTSLDDMEALWVEAKDEENR from the coding sequence ATGACGGAACCTGAAGCTCCCCTCGAGCGTCTCCGCAGTATCATGGAGCGTCTTCGCGATCCCGATGGCGGATGCCCCTGGGATCTCGAACAGACGTTCGAAACAGTCGCACCCTATACGATCGAAGAAGCCTATGAAGTCGATGACGCGATCCGTCGCGGCGATATGGCGGAGCTGAAGAACGAGCTGGGTGATCTCCTGCTGCAGGTCGTATTTCACGCCCGCATGGCCGAGGAAGCCGGATTATTTGATCTGGATGACGTCGCCAACGCCATATCCGACAAGATGATCAGCCGTCATCCGCATGTTTTCGGTGATAAATCCTATGCCGATCAGGAAGCGCAAACACTGGATTGGGAGCGCCTGAAAGCGACCGAGCGCAAGGAAAAGACCGGATCGGATAGTTTGCTGGATGATGTTCCCCTCGCCCTGCCCGGATTGAAACGCGCCCAGAAGCTTCAAAAACGCGCTGCAACCGTCGGGTTTGACTGGCCGGATGCCAGCCGGGTTCTGGAAAAAGTCGATGAGGAGCTGGCCGAGGTTCGCGAAGCCATTGATTTGAACGATTCCGATAAAATCGAGGATGAGATCGGAGATTTATTGTTTGTTTGCACAAATTTGGCGCGTAAATTGAAAGTCGATAGCGAAGCCGCTTTACGCCGTGCCAACGCCAAATTCGAACGGCGCTTCCGGTATATTGAAAAGACGTTGAAAGCGCAGGCCCGTGATATTCGCAAGACCAGCCTTGATGATATGGAAGCCCTGTGGGTCGAGGCCAAGGACGAGGAAAACCGCTAG